The Sylvia atricapilla isolate bSylAtr1 chromosome 5, bSylAtr1.pri, whole genome shotgun sequence genome includes a window with the following:
- the PLEKHG7 gene encoding pleckstrin homology domain-containing family G member 7 — protein MQQPSSDYSPDLVKETCTNEEALDREADLHKENAALSESSSPEDIFSSSEMQRVPVCVDATLPPGDYIIRGGYTESSLLSLATEECIGIQHAPFQFNRHARARISTSPTLRRLRMASASQALSFQDCSDAAQLGNQKEYTGSLHHICKSPPRCITISSLSLPSCVHAKLLSSKAKSERTIAAPESDLPKPKLPSQEDPLSNGSPNEPPPRNSWRTSSATLPTRLPRPNSTLWAGVQESGLPMQRSAERRRSSLVVSLPGLEVFPGDLLVSDSAMDYLPYSSLLLSAESKKSRWPFAKRGVGKDKQKQVSDLENCLSTVQIIDCCTDEFFCFKSKSWHEFMNAQQTEQKDVNNRLEVKKEAAVWELFTSECTYFLDHLLVLKMIFMNTLKHLQSNEFLLDVDLWRIFANLEELNKISLSFLKMFFETVKKHVSKSDSPMDFSSILRTFFQGDLCQTHQIYCLNYTSAIIYLEKLRQREDFGIYLKWCEQNEQCKRLHLPELLVAPLHRLTRYPLLLNNIWKRSTDETEKSFIQSLKEKVEKSIRDLEGKVKWLDNFQKFRQLQEVIIWPQVWDRDKRFFVPECLKQNLRENSSENILSSANRLLLHEGRLMLAESTRLLDVYLFLFEDFLLITKIKRNKKKHGGSDTSLIPVCPSLTPELQSFIREGGFCTVLDQPIPLDRLILKNVEPIQVTVFSLRNASLIQHENRYQQCIAVFLLQAQTETAKKAWMSQIETAISNYITQHETKKSTAFCFPVESSEI, from the exons ATGCAACAACCAAGCTCTGATTATTCTCCAGACCTGGTCAAAGAAACCTGCACCAACGAGGAGGCTCTAGACAGGGAAGCTGATCTCCAtaaggaaaatgctgctttgtctgaaagcagcagcccagAAGACATCTTCAGTTCCTCTGAAATGCAGAGAGTACCAGTTTGTGTGGATGCCACCTTGCCTCCAGGAGACTACATTATCAGAGGAGGCTATACAGAGTCTTCACTTCTGAGCCTTGCTACAGAGGAGTGCATTGGGATCCAACATGCACCTTTCCAATTCAACCGCCATGCTCGGGCCAGAATTTCCACTTCTCCAACTTTAAGACGTCTAAGGATGGCCTCTGCCTCACAAGCACTGTCCTTTCAGGACTGTTCCGATGCAGCTCAGCTGGGGAATCAAAAGGAATACACTGGCTCTCTCCACCACATTTGTAAGAGTCCACCCCGGTGCATTACAATTTCTTCATTGTCACTGCCTTCTTGTGTCCATGCAAAATTATTGTCATCCAAAGCCAAGTCTGAGAGAACTATAGCAGCTCCAGAGTCTGACTTACCCAAACCAAAGCTTCCAAGCCAAGAGGATCCTCTCAGCAATGGCAGTCCCAATGAGCCACCACCCAGAAACTCTTGGAGAACCAGCTCTGCCACGCTTCCTACCAGACTCCCCCGCCCAAACTCTACACTTTGGGCAGGTGTCCAG GAGAGTGGACTGCCCATGCAAAG ATCGGCGGAGCGCAGGCGCAGCTCCCTGGTAGTGAGTCTGCCGGGACTCGAGGTGTTCCCTGGAGACCTCCTGGTGTCAGACAGTGCCATGGACTACCTGCCCTACTCATCcctcctgctcagtgcag AGTCCAAAAAGTCAAGGTGGCCATTTGCCAAAAGAGGAGTC GGCAAAGACAAACAGAAGCAAGTATCTGATCTGGAAAATTGTCTTTCAACTGTTCAGATCATAGACTGTTGCACAGAtgaatttttctgctttaag AGTAAATCTTGGCACGAATTTATGAATGCCCAACAGACTGAGCAGAAAGATGTCAACAACCGGttagaagtgaaaaaagaagcagcagtgtgggaaCTTTTCACAAGTGAATGCACTTACTTTCTGGATCATTTGCTGGTTCTCAAGATG atatttatgaACACTCTAAAACACCTCCAGAGTAACGAATTTCTCTTGGATGTGGATTTGTGGAGAATTTTCGCAAACTTAGAGGAGTTAAACAAG ATAAGTCTcagttttctaaaaatgttttttgaaacTGTGAAGAAACATGTCAGCAAGTCAGACTCTCCTATGGATTTCAGCTCCATACTCAGAACG tttttccagGGTGACCTCTGCCAGACACACCAGATTTATTGCCTTAATTATACCTCTGCTATCATCTACCTGGAAAAACTGAGACAGAGAGAAGATTTTGGGATCTACCTGAAG TGGTGTGAACAAAATGAACAGTGCAAGAGGTTGcatctgccagagctgctggttgCTCCTCTGCATCGACTGACACGGTATCCCCTCCTCCTCAACAACATCTGGAAGAGGAGCACTgatgaaacagagaaaagttttATCCAGTCACTTAAAGAGAAGGTGGAAAAATCTATAA GGGATCTGGAAGGTAAAGTCAAGTGGTTGGACAACTTTCAGAAGTTCAGGCAGCTGCAAGAGGTCATAATCTGGCCTCAGGTCTGGGATCGTGACAAAAGGTTCTTTGTCCCAGAG TGTTTGAAGCAAAACttaagagaaaacagcagtgaaaacattttgtctTCAGCAAACAGACTTCTCCTTCATGAAGGGAGGCTGATGCTAGCAG AAAGCACAAGACTCCTTGACGTCTACCTCTTTTTATTTGAAGATTTCCTACTGATTACCAAAATTAAACGTAACAAAAAG AAACACGGAGGCTCAGACACCAGCTTAATCCCTGTCTGTCCTTCCCTCACTCCTGAGCTGCAGTCTTTCATAAGAGAGGGGGGATTTTGCACAGTCCTAGACCAGCCCATCCCACTAGACAGACTCATACTGAAAAATGTTGAACCCATCCAAGTTACAG TCTTCAGCCTGCGAAATGCTTCTCTAATTCAGCATGAGAACAGGTATCAGCAGTGCATAGCAGTCTTCTTGCTACAAGCTCAGACCGAGACTGCCAAG aaagCATGGATGTCACAGATAGAAACAGCAATCTCCAATTACATCACACAACATGAAACCAAGAAAAGCACTGCTTTCTGCTTCCCGGTTGAATCCTCTGAAATTTAA